The sequence below is a genomic window from Harmonia axyridis chromosome 1, icHarAxyr1.1, whole genome shotgun sequence.
CTGTATCTTTCCCTGTATCACTATCTGCAATAAGGTATATTTCTCCCCTCTCAGCACATGACCCAGATACTGCAACTTTCCAATCTTCACCCCGTTCTGTATTTCTCTCTCTTTATCCATTCTCTTGAGCACTTCTGTAATTGATACTTTGTCTATCCACCTTATTTTGAGTATTCTCCTGTATGTCCACATTTCGAAGGCCTCTAGGCGATTACTAATATCCTGTTTTATTGTCCAAGCTTCCATTCCATAGAGGAGCACAGGGAATATGTAACATTATACAACCCGATCTTGAGCTGTAAACTGAGATCTTTTCCACAAAATACCTTTCTCATCTTATTGAACACATTTCGGGCTTGGCCAATTCGTACTCGAATTTCCTCCGTACACTCATTACTCTGACAATGGTTCCCAGGTACTTATACTTCCTCACCTTTTCCACTGGCTGTCCTTCAATCCATAAACTCTCAGGTCGTTGTTGTGCTTTTGTTATGgtcgaaaattttgttttttcacatTTAATTTGAGGCCACATTTCTCGCTATTGTCTACCACGCGATCTAATATTATTTGTAGGTCTGCTAGCGACTCTGCAATGAGTATGGTGTCGTCGGCAtaacttatgttgttgattggTCTTCCATTAACTTTTATGCCGATTGTTGTTCCCGCCAATGCATTCTCAATTATGCTTTCTGGGTACTGATTGAATAGAAGTGGTGACGATACACACCCCTGTCTCACTCCTCGCTTTATTTGTATGTCCTCTGAAGTGTCATTACCCAGTTTGATATTAGCCGTTTGATTGAAGTACACATGTAGGTACTATTATCCGGATATTCTTATCATCTAGATCTTTCTCTTTGAGGAGTTGCATCAGGTGGTCATGGCGTACTTTATCAAAGACTTTATTGTAGTCTAAAAAGCAAACATATAGTGGTTGATTGATATCCATACATCTTTGAGCCAACACATTGAAGGCGAAAAGTGCCTCTCTTGTTCCCATCGAGTTCCTGAAGCCGAATTGGGAATCACTGATATCTCGTTCCAGTTTTCTGAATAATCTCTGGTGTAtgattttcaagaatatttcgaTGACATGGCTCATTAAGCTAATTGTTCTATATTCTGTGCATTCATTTGCTCTAGGTGTTTTGGGTAAGGTAATAAATGTTGATTTCAGCCATTCCTTGGGAATAATGCCCGTGTTGTATATTAAATAAGTCTACTAGTACTTCAATTTGCTCTTCTGTTATTAGCTTAACTAATTCAGCTGGCAGTTCATCAGGATCCGGGGCCTTTTTGTTCCTTGTTAACTTGATAGCATGTTCTACTTCTTCTGGTGTTATGACAGGTCCTGTCTGGCTGttattctcaaatttgatttctagTCTTTGATCATCGAATAATTCCTGTATGTACTCCCTCCATCTTGCGAGTTTTCTTCCTGTGTCGACAATAATCTGGCCTTCTTTGTTCAAGAGTATATCACATCTATTCATAGTTCTTAAACCAGTTAGTTCCTTGATCTTTTTGTGTAAATTGAAGTGATCGTGTTTACTCTGTAAATCTTCTATTTACGCACACTTATTTTCATACCATTTTTCTTTGTCTtctctcattttctttcttATCTCCTCATTTATTCTGTTGTATTTTTCACGGTCCCTACTCTTCCAAGGTCGCCTACTTTCCATCAGTTGCAATATCTCCTCCGTCATCCTGGATTTATCACTACTTTCATGGGCAACTCCCTTTCCTAAAAGTTCTCGACTGGGTGTCATTATTGCCAACTTAACTGACTCCCACTTTTTGTTTGGATCTTCGAAATTTTTTGGTCGTAATCTGTTTAATTCCACTTTAATATCTTCGATTAATTGATTCTTTATCAGTGGTTCATTCAGTTGTGTCAATTGCAGTCTTTTATTGGTTCGTTGGGGAatgattttcttcaattcaaccTCAAACTGAGCTATCAGAGGGTTATGATCTGTTTTCGCATCGGCACCAGGGTATGCTTTGACGAACTTGATAGAATTCCTAAACCGTTTGCTTATTAAAATGAAATCTATTTGATTTCTGACGACTCTTCCAATCCTATCTGATGGTGATTTCCATGTGTAAAGCTTTCTTGCATGTAATTTGAAGCATGTATTTGCAACTACCATGTCGTGTTCTTGGCAGAATTGTTCCAGTCTGTCTCCCCTTTCAATTTCCCAATCCAAACTCACCAATGATATCTCCCACTTTTCCTCTACCTATCTTCGAATTGAAGTCACCCATTACAATTGTAATGTCTCTGCTCTTGGTTGTGTCTAAACCATATTGTATGTCATCGTAGAATTTTTCTAATTCGTCTTCACCCTTGTCAGCAGTAGGAGCATATGTTTGAACTGTGTTCAAAATTCCCTCAGTTCTCTTCATCCTCATCATGATAACCCAATCTGAGATAGGTATAAACCCTGTTACGTATCTAGAGAGGTTCTCTTCCACCGCTATTGCTACACCATTCCAATGCTGAAAACTGTCGTTACCCAAGTAATAAATTTTCGTCTGTTTGATAATTAATTCTCCTGTATTTGGCCATCTCGTCTCGCTCAGTCCCATGATGTTGACGTTGAGTCGTTGCATCTCTTGAAGCACATTATAAATTTTGCCGGCTTCATTTATGGATCTTACATTCCATGTACCGATCTTCAGCTTTTTCAGCTTGTTATTAGCTACATTCAAAACCGTCCCCCCCAGGAGATCCGATTGGGCGACTTGAAACTCCGGAATATTTTGCCTTGAACCCAGCCATTTTAATCAAACTAGGGATATCCCTTAGGATATCAAATGTGGTAGTCATCCCGTGGCTTTCCACATCCTTATGCCGTTGACTGCTTACATTTGTAGTTCTTCCGCCTTCGAGGCCAGTTTCCCAACCTCAGGACAAAAGAGTGCCCTTCCTTGACCTATTCCTTCGCCCGTAGGTGTTGAAAAGTCGAAGGAGAATTTCTTATACCGGCAATTGTTCGGTTGGCTGATTGCAAAGGTTTCAATAACCTCTGGGCGGTGGGGTCGCCACTTCCCTACGctctgtaacagccaatcatgcGCAATTTTGGTgagccaattgtcgaaaatgtcgataaaatcatagacattgtcgagtccaactgtcatgtaagcactgttacGATTGCCCCTtcaaagattgcacaaaaactgTTTGAAAGAACTCGAGGAGAAGTTCGATGTAAGGGTACCACACGAGCTAACGCAAAAAaactcatggaccgaatttacatctgcgaatcgctgctgaatcgcaacaaaattgaCCCATTTTCGAagtggttggtgactggtggatcacttacgacaacgtcaagctaAAACGGTCGTGGTAGAAACGCGATGAGCCTGCGGAAACGGTGCCAAGCTAGGATAGACGGTCAGAATGGTTTTGCTGTGTGtatggtgggattggcaggaaaATTATCTACTAGGAGCTACTGCCCTATTGTATAACTGCTAACTCagtcaacaattggaccatcTGAAGAAAACAACCGCCCAGAAAtagccaataggagaggaattgtgttccatcaggacaaggTCAGACCCCCAAATCGATGATGACTCATCAGAAGCCCCAGGAGCTTAGTTGCATCCACCTTGTAGTTCGATAAGCCGATTCTCGAATTATCAACACTTCGATTCTGAACAAAAAATACTATTTATACTAGGGTTTGTTCTTCTTACTTCTAGTCAATTTACcaactaatttattttttagatTGTATCGTACATAATATATCTTGGGAACGTTTCAGAAGCATAATTTCAATTACTTACCACCCGTCCCGGTAGCCATTCCTAAAATACCGACAGCAATACCAAAACCAAATATTGGTCTTGCAAGCACTGACACCAATACTTCAAATATTCTGGTATCATATTGAAAAGATGTTACAAATAATGCTAGTATTGGGAATccgaaaaaactcaagaaccaTAAAATCTTCTTGTACTAAAAGTGAAGCATCGAAATagattaaatatttcaattatagtGCAATATGATACATACAATTTcatcaaataatttttcctttttatggTTGAAATAAATTGTTCCAAATATAATTCCCATCATATATGTTATTGAATTACACCATACGGGAATATACGAAAGGGTAAAGGCATCGGAAACCATCATGTCTTCAAGATTCGCTGtcctgaaatattaaaaaagttaaTTAATTCAGTTGGCGACATTGACGTTATGGTAAAAGAGGAGTTAAAATTAAATAAGCAAGATTCATTATTATTACAAGAAAATTTGCAGTGTATGTGCTTGGGTAGCTATCAGACCTAGTTATCCAGTGGGATAGATgcctcattttcaaataacctgACTTCCCTAATTCGTGACTAAGAATTAATATAATAAGTAGGATCTACAGTCACCCTATAGACTTAGGTTATCCACGGTTGTTTTGGGTTGAGGACGCGTTTCGCTAGTGTTTTATTTCACTTGatataattatatttaaaaacACTTTCTGTTTGAACTTATTTATTCGATTACTCTTTTCTGCAATATCTCTCATTAGAAAACCCTATAGCAGTCAGTACTATACACATGGGTgtccgcagaaatttttctcagggggggaaaaatgaaaattattgaaatacgataaggcgtccatgattgtcattgaaaaccggaaaattgttgagaatccattacttttcttttttccatgccctttggattgagaaagtaatattgagcatgttgtgctgaaaaatgaggcaatcaaaatctcagggggggccatgcccCCCCCCTGTGGGCGCCCATGTCTATACAAAtacaaatcagaaaaaaaaatgaggaatggAACGAATATTATGAATTTAACGGAAATCGTACAGTTTATACTGATAAAAGGCAGAATAGGCATGACAACCATTTGAATTTAGATAACATTTTCAGCTAAAATAGATCTGCTCTTTTTCTTGTATGTTCGAAGCAATTTTTCATTACACGCATTAGACATGATATTATTAATAAGGAAACGCTAGATTTCTTACAACGTGTCGCCAAGAAGATTTTAAGATAAAAGGACTtcgaattaataaatatatctaTTAATTGACGAAAAAGCTGCAACGTCCAGATGAAGctgttttaattttaatttttttttggtaaaacatagatacaAATACACAGATTTTTAGGTACCTAACTATAGTTTAGtggaaaagtttttgaaaaaagataaagTAAATATAGGTACCCAGGAATCAGTGAGTCTACGAGAACGACTAGGGGAAGACGATGACTAAATAGAACTAAATCCTCTCAATTTTCAATATCGGATATTATTCAAGTTTCCCCCTAGTAAGGGAAGCTTATTGTGAGGGTACTTTTCTCTCTAATGATGACAATCTTAGTCAGTTTTGCATTTGAATTACCGTCACCCTtatcaattaataaaaattgttaataataaacgaaatgctaaaaaaatgagaaatatctttccagtCATTAGTACTTGATAATTTGACTTTTGCTTGGATGAGGTGATATTCCGTTTGGAATTAACTTGTTCTAGACAATGAAGGAATAAGAACATTTCCTAAGTAAAAAAAGTATTGAAACTTTGATCCTCACCTTGGTATAAGCCTCAGAAATCCTTGAAAATTCGTATTTACTATAATACCAACTTGTATTGCAATTGTTATCATTATGGTTAGAACGATGAGATATTTTCTtgggattttcaatttttgactcAAATAAAATAGTCCTAGTGTGTACAGATAGAGTTGGAAGTCGGTAGCCAAGTACCAAGTAACACCAGAACACTAGAAATAGAAAAACTgtgaaaatcaatcaaaatattcatatcTTTACTTACAATTTTGTCTGGTTCATATGAATTTTGtatgaataataaatttttccaccagtcaTTCCTGCAAATTTCTACTTCTCTTTCTGCAACATCTTcatttatgaatgaaataacaTCGAAAGTTAGATTACTTCTAAGGCACATCAATAATACTATAATAACGGGTAATAACCTGGAATGAGAGAATTTATTTGGTTGGAATACTTCATCAATGAAATCGGTTATTGAGTGAACATATACCAATATAAATCCAAATATGTACGCAGAAAATTTAATGATACCCTTCATATTTTCTATAGTAATTTTTTTGGCTTCGATAAGGATTGATATGATTGAAATGGGTTCTGTTAGACCATTACTGAAAATCGATCTGTTTCAACAACgctttgaaattattgaaattcactaTAAAGATACTGAAAACTTTTCAgtcacagtttgcaaaactaaagcacttttggatcCTTGTGAAGCACCTCTCGGCAGACAATAAAACTGGTGCAAAAATTTGATCTGTTATGACAAGTTAGTTATGTGAGAATGGAAATGGTGTGCTTCGCTAAAATACAACTGtgaatattgctgctgttacctttattcaaaaataagaataaaaaattaattccaaAAATTCCGATAATGAAATGATACTTACGTGGAATTGAAgagacaaaatattaatttattattgcctCTGAAAATAGGCGATATGGCGAAAAAGAACTCAAGTACTCATTTTCACAGAGCAAATTGCTTGTTCGTCGGATtcgatgaaatgaaattttcacatttatttttttttcgataatcgaCATGGTCTAACAACCCATCCCAAGATGGAGAGCGACTTGTATTCAAGCCGTAACTGTGAGCATCCCCACTTTGCCATTAAAAAAACACTCATTTATTCGATATCTTATCAGGTAAATGCTTTGATTGTTGCACTGTTTCATTGGGCCATGATTATTATTTGGAATATTCTATCTTTCCGAATGGATTTACCTATCCTTCAAACATTTATAACGAGACAAGAagcaattgaattttttttctgcccATATTTGGtagaatgaatttcattttacAGGAGTATTTCCTTAGGAGGTCCAATATAGAGAATTTCTCCTATCTTTAATTAAAATATacacaaataaatttcaacagaaaCTGTAAAATAATTCGTTTAAAATTCGTTAAAATTCGTTTCCCATGAATTTTCCATGAATCTTCGTGTCGTTACTTGGCGACgaagttattgaaaaaagaaattcatatgtCATTCATATGCAGCTCCTTCTTATGCACTTTCATGACTTACTCTCGATCATTTACCTAAAATATCTATTCAGTCCTAGGATGGATATATCCTTGAAAGTGAGATCTCCATTCTTCTTTATAATATTGTTTAATTGTATGGTTAACAACCAGGCTGATATTAAGAAAAATGTTTGCACTAAAAATGTGAAGATTGTTACTATGCACCTTGTGATGATATGGAGGTAAATCTGAAAGAAAATTGGTCAGATAGGAATATTATTTCTTCAAGAGATACAACATATGATAATATAAACTAGAAATATTACCATTTCATAGTCagaatttatcaatatttttctggtTCTATAGATGAAAGTAGTAGGAAATATATAATTcgataaaataaatgagaaaatcGGACTGATACAATCAAGGCTGAAAGTTGAATTATGCGATATTGATGAGCTCCAAAAAAAAAGACACCTGTCGATCACTACTCACATTCGATAGCAGCATGTTTCCATGTGAAAAACTTTTAGGTTAGATTCTGCTAGTCCAATTTTCTTATTCTTCTTATTATTTGTTTAATGTATttatatttcttgaataaactctcttattattattattattatcatacgTGGCTTTATCATTTGTGTTATCCTTCACCGTCATTTATACTTCATTTTTAATTCAGAATATCAAGAAATAaactattttatattcaatgtgAATTGGAATTGCCATATTTCTGTTTGAAACGACTAGATTTCTAATTTGATTAATACTtgataaaataatgataatttaaaaattaaataatttaaacATCTGAGCCATCAATCATTATATACCTACTTACATTTTCCACATACTCAGGATTATTCAAAAATGTGAACATATTTCCATAGAATGCATGCATGGAGATTATGAGCATCATAGTCAAAGTACGGATTCCTTGAATtggtttcaatttttggaaatcCTCATTCAATATTGGTTTCTTTAATTCTTTCCAAATTGTTACtatcgaaaaaattgataatatcttcaccaaaaaattatctgaaaatgaaGAAACATATCTTATATGAATGTTTCAGCTGAAAAATTTATGCTGACTGTGAAAATCTGAGATTCTTATTATGCCAATAAATTGCCTGGCTATAAAAAATTTAGCCACGGTAATATTTTAGGCTCAATTCTCACTCTCAGCTCATCATCAAATTCGgaactgaataaataaattaaaaaaaaaattccatatgatttaaatcaaattttgttaGAATCGATATTAGTTAcgaacttgaagtttgttatTACCTTTCTCATGATCAGCAAAGTATGTATACGTGGTTGAAACAACCatgaaaaatacataaataGCAGCAATCGACCTGAAAAAAGTGTATTCTTAAAGTAGAGCAACATAACATCAAATTTTCTTAATTTAACAACGctttaaatgagaaattacagttaattataattattaaagAGACACCGGTATGTTATTAGTATTATTCACATTTCATCGATAAATACTTCTGGATATCTTCAACACTTCATCGTAATTGAATGGGGAATTCCTTTGATCTTCAGTTTTTTCTTTGGGACAACAAGTTTTTATCCTTCTTTGACCAGTATTGAAAATTGATCGTTGAACTCATATAAAGAAACAGAACCTTATCCAAACCGATAGGTATAAATTATTGgtataattgttcatcataAACGTTTGTAAAGATATCATATACCTATTCTTAGCAAGATCAATACATAAAGTTTGTTAATTGATGTGAAAAGGgtgtaatttcaatgaaaaatggaGGATAATCtcttgatatgaaaaaaaaaacgcatttaaaCTATGGGTTATTAGTTAGAActaattttgaaaatgtttgaCACTCTAATATCCGAAACTGCCCAGAGTATGTTATGCCAATTGTCACAGTTACATCAAGATGAAATTGGGGCATCATTTATAGGCTTAGTTTCTTTTATCCTTGATGATACATAAATAAAATTACTGCAAATATGAAGGACCTATATAACCGAGttcaaatatattcatttcagaaattgttattttatatactCAGAATCTCAACAAGGTCAaatgttgtcactgaaatattgagtgtttttccgattactttttgaattttctttagttCTGAAGACGTAATCggcataaaattttgcatgaagcttagGATTGCTATTCTATATCTTACACCTCGACTAAAATTACGAATTCGtagttttaaaattattaggTAAGCAAAGTTTTTAACGTCCATATGGAACACTTAGTCgcattttgcccattaacaaattcatttaagagtcgaacctaccctgaaaatttcaagtatctTGGTCTTTTCTTTCGAGAGTTATCATGTATTCGGACGGCCGGAgagacagaattgaatttgacattTTACTACTCACATAAAGAGAAGATCCCAATAATCCACATCGTTCAGGATGAGGCGGCCTTTTTCGAAGCATCTGAAATTGTTCACAATTCCTTGGAGACTTTCATTTAGGTATTTAATTGCGTATTCTTCTTGCAATGCTTCATTCAATGttctcaattgatattttttgaaacAGCGGCCGTGAATTAGCTTCGTTCTATCGAAATATCGATAGTCATAATTCGTttcctggaaaaaaaaacaaaaatggtAAACTGAAATATTGGTTTTTACAACTTTTAAAGTAGGTTTTCAAGGCTGCAGGAGattaaatattttctgaatgaaaattgatttcTTACAAAGTAGAATTGGTAGGTACTAATTCGACAAGGCGTTGTCAGCCAAGTTTTTGACGCAAACTATGCTGGGAAGTGGCAGGTTAATCAGTGGTACTTGCCTGTGTGATATTTTCTGCTGGCGTCCATTATATATCAGCCAGGTGTTAAAAACGTGACTTATTTCACGCAAAAATTGTCaagtatcgggtgtcccaaattcgataagaattagagcacgttcacatgacaagcgctcCACGCGCGTTGAATGAGCGCTAgataattggataccgttcacatggTACGCGCTTGCCAAGCGCTGAACGCGCGTTGCCGCAACTTATTCactttgaattctacattttggtttgaatcttgattcagtatcagatttaggtaaaaattaaacaacttttttaagttttgataggtaattatagatcgaatagtagtagaaaattcatgtacttgtaaacgcgtGTAGTCAAAACGCGCGTtgagcgcttgtcatgtgaacgggctctcAATTTGGTGATAACCTCAACCTTTTGAATTCAACTGTTTTTCAAGctttaagagaaaattggaaaatggcatgaaatgaaaagttctcataacttctttatgaATAATGCTATAATTACATGAAACAATAACatcctacaggcacttttttcagtagaatccattagtGTAATCATTTGTCTCTTATTGCAATTAGGTAGTCTTGAAGTTAAAATACAAAcctgtgttttttgaatgtaaatcataaaaatttttgcaGCGAATGAAATCgctatttttaatttgcaaaaatatataacaggtttataaatttttatgaaactaTGAAAATCATTAACAGTTTCAGTTTCATatggcaaatcaaccaagtccttatctatgataatcttCGAACTTCACGCATTTAAggaacaacatttatcaatttggaaatgttgaaaaatcgattggttattttaattatctgaagttcacagattatcattgATTATTGAGTTTCAGTTTCatacggcaaatcaaccaagtgtctggttgatttgccgtgagaaactgaaacttttgatgatttctatagtttgataacaattttatataaatattatgttatacatttctggaaaaggAAAATATAAGCGGTTTTATatgttacattaaaaaaaatacaagttTTTATTGAAACTCCTAAAATAATTGCATTTAGCTTGATTACAcaaatggattctactgaaaaaagttctttgaaattaaacgtcgtccacatcaatatattTCCATTCCGGCCATATAAAATCATTTGGTAATGTGTTTTCGTCAATATTactggctacagcagcaatattttcaattgttgcATAGCGACACACAATGTTTCGAATTTCACAATTTCACAGcagctcaaaattttccaccagttttacGATTGCCGGCTGAGAAGGTGCTGCTCGAacacccaaaagtgctttagtttctcgaactgtgactgcaaaattttcaccatttttacagtgaattttaatcattttaatgcgttgttgaagcgtgtatcgtttcattttgataatggcgtagtttttgcTTGTCAACTGTCAGAAGATGACAGCTTCGAAATTGTCAGCAGCCCGAATAGCGGTCTATTGAAAAATGGattctcttattgaaaaatcctATACAATGATATATACTAGAATaaccaaaaatgatttttgcgGAAATAGAGCTACTTTTTTGACATTGTTAATAATCATTCCACTTAATGTGTATTGTCTTAAATTTCTAAATCTTCGAAAATATATGGTGGACTAAACGAAATGAAAACTATAGCAGTTATGCATCTAGTTTAAAAACATAAATGACTTGAATTCCATAGTTCTGGAACCTGTAGGTATATAAAAGTCAGCAATCAGATTTTGAAAAGTGATCAATTTTGTATGTACCTTTAACACTTATTACCTGTCATATCCAGTTCCATAGTATACTAAACTAATTTTACTTAGTGGGCaccagaaaataaaaaatgtgtgACGTCCCTGGGAACACTATTGacaattttttgggaaaatataAGAACAACATTCGACATATTGTCATTTGTTAATTGAACTATAGTGATATAGTTATAGGTTATATTACCTCTATAATTTTCCGAGCTCTCGAATCGGCAGTGCTATTGTATGGCACCAAGGTAACtgatattttacaaaatatacCATTGTTTTCACTACATTCTTCAGGATTTGACAGTTCATATTTCTTGATTATCATGGGGAAGTCTTcatctataaaaaaaacataaattcttctttcagtAGTCCTTGAATGATTCGTGACTTgttgagattttatttcaaatttctaaaTTTTAAATGCAACACGAAGTTgatcttcaaatttttgttaactcttcttttataatttgaGGGTTAATAACTTTATTTCTAGCAAAGAACCTAGaacaaatatcaattttaaaaagatatatcaacaattaatattcgaataaaagaatattttcagaaaagaGTAACCAAAAATTTAAAGCTCAACTTCGCGTTGCATTTAAAAATTCGTATAGAAGATCCTTGTCAAGATTCGagcaaattttttcattgctGGTGTCATTAAAACCACAGAATATTCAATATCGATAAACTAAAAACTAATATTTCTGTGAGAACATATCCGGCCGACTTGGAATCAAGCGTATTCCTATCCAGGGTGATTTAATTTAGttactttctgtgttttccggaagtcacagactactctacACAGTtaaaaattgcggtttttcctcatttgaagttattTCTCGATAACTTTTAAAGTATTAATTTAAGGTATAGggtatgttttttctttttatatctaGAAATGACCAAAATAATAATACCTAAATAtaagttctaatttgaaaatcttgagttttgatgaatttgagttgtccaacttcatgattttctgataaacacccttttaatttttgatccaaacctCAAAGAGTGCTAtcatactacgtatttgcaaaatCGACAATTTAAAAGGTTCttccgaaaaaacttttttctgcaagaaaatttgaaactcgccgccaccatttttttcataagaatcttaTTGATCTCATCattatctaatgatgcaataatatactgggtgtcaTTTGATTTAAGGAAGTGGTAGTTTATGTCTGATATAAacggaagttgtagaaatctgaaaatattttagggagaaagatcattatctcaaacgTAAACAAGCGAATTTTCAGcacgaaattatgattagttttccataaaagtctaataggccatcgcagtgaatcaccctgtataagaaaaatttcatttagaCGTATcttgaaattggtatttcaCATGAACACCCAAAACCTCAACTCGGTATTatggtcacgaaaatatttgatgattttttgaataTGTTGTGGTTGTTGTTGAGTGATacacatgaaattttgttttatatttagaATCTCCAATCTACATCAAGATGCTAATATGATTTTCCGATCAAACTGTAGTTTTGAAACAAAACATCAAATTTCAAcgaccatatttacggaactctTGGTCGGTTTTTGCTCATTACAGAATTACACTGCGGAAT
It includes:
- the LOC123671512 gene encoding nose resistant to fluoxetine protein 6-like isoform X1, with the translated sequence MAVKLEFVAFLSLLPLLVTSDEDFPMIIKKYELSNPEECSENNGIFCKISVTLVPYNSTADSRARKIIEETNYDYRYFDRTKLIHGRCFKKYQLRTLNEALQEEYAIKYLNESLQGIVNNFRCFEKGRLILNDVDYWDLLFMSIAAIYVFFMVVSTTYTYFADHEKDNFLVKILSIFSIVTIWKELKKPILNEDFQKLKPIQGIRTLTMMLIISMHAFYGNMFTFLNNPEYVENIYLHIITRCIVTIFTFLVQTFFLISAWLLTIQLNNIIKKNGDLTFKDISILGLNRYFRLLPVIIVLLMCLRSNLTFDVISFINEDVAEREVEICRNDWWKNLLFIQNSYEPDKICSGVTWYLATDFQLYLYTLGLFYLSQKLKIPRKYLIVLTIMITIAIQVGIIVNTNFQGFLRLIPRTANLEDMMVSDAFTLSYIPVWCNSITYMMGIIFGTIYFNHKKEKLFDEIYKKILWFLSFFGFPILALFVTSFQYDTRIFEVLVSVLARPIFGFGIAVGILGMATGTGGLIKIILELKPLVFLANFCYCVYLFHYAFVFVRILREDEIVDLSAFYIAKYTLIDYTLSFAVGALIYVLVEHPFIQLQKQILPQIKTKKESLEQPARPTKPINTISA
- the LOC123671512 gene encoding nose resistant to fluoxetine protein 6-like isoform X2; its protein translation is MIFIWVFLSLSSQFIYAVKDEDFPMIIKKYELSNPEECSENNGIFCKISVTLVPYNSTADSRARKIIEETNYDYRYFDRTKLIHGRCFKKYQLRTLNEALQEEYAIKYLNESLQGIVNNFRCFEKGRLILNDVDYWDLLFMSIAAIYVFFMVVSTTYTYFADHEKDNFLVKILSIFSIVTIWKELKKPILNEDFQKLKPIQGIRTLTMMLIISMHAFYGNMFTFLNNPEYVENIYLHIITRCIVTIFTFLVQTFFLISAWLLTIQLNNIIKKNGDLTFKDISILGLNRYFRLLPVIIVLLMCLRSNLTFDVISFINEDVAEREVEICRNDWWKNLLFIQNSYEPDKICSGVTWYLATDFQLYLYTLGLFYLSQKLKIPRKYLIVLTIMITIAIQVGIIVNTNFQGFLRLIPRTANLEDMMVSDAFTLSYIPVWCNSITYMMGIIFGTIYFNHKKEKLFDEIYKKILWFLSFFGFPILALFVTSFQYDTRIFEVLVSVLARPIFGFGIAVGILGMATGTGGLIKIILELKPLVFLANFCYCVYLFHYAFVFVRILREDEIVDLSAFYIAKYTLIDYTLSFAVGALIYVLVEHPFIQLQKQILPQIKTKKESLEQPARPTKPINTISA